TGATTACCTTAATAATTCTTTTATTTTTTACTTCAAAATCTGTTACTCTTTCTCCAAGAATAAGGCTTAATCCATTTTGGATTGCATTTTCGGTAACTGCAATGGTAGCTTCCCAAGGTTCTATGATTCCTGCAGTCTCCGCCCACAAGGCATATTTTATTTCTCTACTTAAATTAGGTTCCTTTTCAAAAATTTCTTCTCCTTTTAGAATTGTAAGATTGGGTACATTGTTTTTTTCTCCTCTCTTTAAAAGTTCTTCTAAAACTTTCAACTCCTCATCATTAAAGGCAACAACTAAGGATCCCTTTCTCTTAACATCATATTCAAGTTCTTGGGAAATTTTAAAATGTAGCTCATTTCCCCTTGCACAAAGTTTTGCTCTTAGAGTTTCTGGAGGATCATCATATCCTGCATGTAAAATTCCTGAATTTGCCTTTGTAGCCCCCCAACCTATATCTAAATTTTTTTCTATAAGAATAAGATCAAGGTCATATTTAGAAAGCTCCCACGCAATAAAAGCTCCTGTTATTCCTCCTCCAATAATTACTACTCTCATTCTTTATCCCCCTTTATAAATTAAAAAGCCACACGGTTGCGTGTGGCTTTCTTCTCCACATTCTCCTACCACACAAAAAATTTTTTATTTTTAATCTTTTAATCTAGGCTTCTTCCCAGTTTAAGGCTCTTGATACTGCCTTTTTCCACCCCTTATATAGTCTTTCTCTCTCCTCAAAGGACATTTGAGGAGTAAACCTTCTTTCCATTTGCCATAATTCTTCAATTTCCTTTTGATCCCTCCAATATCCCACAGCAAGACCAGCCAAATATGCAGTTCCTAATGCAGTGGTTTCGTTTACCATAGGTCTTTCCACGGGAACTCCCAAGATATCCGATTGAAATTGCATAAGGAAATTGTTAACTACTGCTCCACCATCTACCCTTAAAGATTTTAATTTTATATTACTGTCCTTTTCCATGGCTTCTATAACATCCCTTGTTTGATAAGCTATGGATTCTAAAGTTGCCCTAACAATGTGTTCTCTTTTTATTCCTCTTGTAATTCCTATGATTAAGCCTCTTGCATACATATCCCAATAAGGTGCTCCAAGTCCTACAAAGGCAGGCACCACATATACTCCTCCCGAATCTGGAACACTTAAAGCAAGGGATTCTGTTTCCTGAGCAGATTGAATAACTTTAAGTCCATCTCTAAGCCACTGAATAGCCGCTCCTGTAATAAAAATACTTCCTTCAAGGGCATATTCCACTTTGTTATTTATTCCCCAAGCTATTGTAGTTATAAGTCCTGATTTTGAAAAGAAAGCTTTATCTCCTGTATTCATTAGAATAAAACATCCTGTTCCATAGGTATTTTTCACCATGCCAGGATTAAAACATGCCTGACCAAAGAGAGCAGATTGTTGATCTCCTGCGTTGCCAGAGATGGGAATTTCTAATCCAAAGAGATTTTTATCAGTGTATCCATATATAAAGCTTGAAGGTTTTACTTCTGGAAGCATTGCTCTCGGAATATTAAGAATATTTAGAATTTCATCATCCCAATCTAATTTATGGATATTAAACAACATAGTTCTTGAAGCATTGGAATAATCTGTAATATGGACTTTCCCTTTTGTAAGATTCCATATAAGCCATGAGTCTATTGTTCCAAATAAAACTTCTCCTTTTTCTGCTTTTTCCCTTATTCCTTCTATATTATCTAAAATCCATTTTAGTTTTGTTGCAGAAAAATAAGCATCTATCACAAGTCCTGTCTTTTCTCTAATAGTATCAGAGAGCCCTTGATTTTTAAGCTCATCACATATTGGTGCTGTTCTTCTACATTGCCAAACTATAGCATTATATACGGGTTTTCCTGTGGATTTTTCCCATACTACAGTAGTTTCCCTTTGATTTGTAATACCGATAGCAGAAATATTCTTTAGTTCTATATTAGCTTTTTCAATAACTTCTTTTGCCACATCCAATTGAGAATTTAAAATTTCCATGGGATCATGTTCTACCCAACCTGGTTTTGGATATATCTGAGTAAATTCCTTTTGAGAGACGGAAACTATTTTACCATATCGATCAAACAAAATTGCCCTTGAGCTTGTAGTTCCTTGATCCAAGGCAAGAATGTATTTCATTCCAGCACCTCCCAATAATTAAAAAGCCCTACTTATCCCTTTCATAGGAATAAGTAAGGCCTTTCTCTTTACTTCTCCTGGCCTAATATATCCTTTGAATATATTATATTGAATTTACTTATATATGTAAAGCTAACCTTTTCAATCCTAAATTTGTAAGAGAAACTATAAGAAAAGTCTTAGAAAAAATAATGGAAATGCCTCTAAAAATGCTAAAGTCCTTGGCATATCAAGGAAAACAGATTCTTCGGAATTTAATCACTTTCTTCTAAATCAAAGTCTTCAGGAACTTGCGTTATCTTTTTAATTAACATAAAATCTTCTTCTATTTCAATTTTCTGTTCAAGTACTTTTTT
This genomic interval from Dictyoglomus sp. contains the following:
- the glpK gene encoding glycerol kinase GlpK — protein: MKYILALDQGTTSSRAILFDRYGKIVSVSQKEFTQIYPKPGWVEHDPMEILNSQLDVAKEVIEKANIELKNISAIGITNQRETTVVWEKSTGKPVYNAIVWQCRRTAPICDELKNQGLSDTIREKTGLVIDAYFSATKLKWILDNIEGIREKAEKGEVLFGTIDSWLIWNLTKGKVHITDYSNASRTMLFNIHKLDWDDEILNILNIPRAMLPEVKPSSFIYGYTDKNLFGLEIPISGNAGDQQSALFGQACFNPGMVKNTYGTGCFILMNTGDKAFFSKSGLITTIAWGINNKVEYALEGSIFITGAAIQWLRDGLKVIQSAQETESLALSVPDSGGVYVVPAFVGLGAPYWDMYARGLIIGITRGIKREHIVRATLESIAYQTRDVIEAMEKDSNIKLKSLRVDGGAVVNNFLMQFQSDILGVPVERPMVNETTALGTAYLAGLAVGYWRDQKEIEELWQMERRFTPQMSFEERERLYKGWKKAVSRALNWEEA